One segment of Mycolicibacterium sp. YH-1 DNA contains the following:
- a CDS encoding N-acetylglucosamine kinase, translated as MTVARYLGVDGGGSKTAFALVDTTGHVLARATAPTSYYFSEGFDVVEHVLSQGVTDICGQAGIETSDIDAAFFGIPGYGEASGDIAQLDAVPGRVLGHDRYSCDNDMVCGWAGSLGGEDGINVISGTGSMTYGERNGTGHRVGGWGELFGDEGSAYWVATQGLNAFSRMSDGRLARGPLYEQLKRRLDVAADLDVVSLVIEKWAGNRSSIAALATTVCQAAHDDEVAAGILSAAVAELVTLVETTRTLLGFTDLETVPVSYSGGMFSDEGFLALFLAALGGLPGKYDLQRPLLDPAVGAAIYAAKRSGHPLSSSSMQQLITNRQRTDEVKPS; from the coding sequence ATGACGGTGGCGCGCTATCTGGGGGTCGACGGCGGCGGCTCGAAGACCGCGTTCGCACTCGTCGACACGACCGGCCACGTCCTGGCCCGCGCCACAGCACCCACCTCCTACTACTTCTCCGAGGGATTCGACGTCGTCGAACATGTGCTCTCCCAAGGGGTCACGGATATCTGCGGCCAAGCTGGCATCGAGACGTCCGATATCGACGCGGCGTTCTTCGGTATCCCCGGCTACGGCGAGGCCAGCGGTGACATCGCGCAACTCGATGCCGTGCCCGGCCGCGTCCTCGGCCACGACCGCTACAGCTGCGACAACGACATGGTCTGCGGCTGGGCCGGGTCACTCGGTGGCGAGGACGGTATCAATGTCATCAGCGGTACGGGTTCGATGACGTACGGTGAGCGAAATGGCACGGGACACCGCGTCGGCGGCTGGGGCGAACTCTTCGGCGACGAGGGTTCGGCGTATTGGGTTGCGACTCAGGGCTTAAACGCATTCAGCCGGATGAGTGACGGCCGACTGGCCCGCGGCCCACTCTACGAACAGCTCAAGAGGCGGCTCGACGTCGCGGCGGACCTCGACGTCGTCAGCCTGGTCATCGAGAAGTGGGCGGGAAACCGCAGTTCGATCGCCGCGCTGGCGACCACCGTCTGCCAGGCCGCCCACGATGACGAGGTCGCGGCGGGCATCCTGTCCGCCGCTGTCGCCGAACTCGTGACACTCGTCGAAACCACCCGCACGCTGCTGGGTTTCACCGACCTTGAGACGGTGCCGGTGTCCTACTCGGGCGGGATGTTCTCTGACGAGGGATTTCTGGCGCTCTTCCTCGCAGCGCTCGGCGGCCTGCCCGGCAAGTACGACCTGCAGCGCCCGCTACTCGATCCCGCGGTGGGAGCGGCCATCTATGCCGCAAAGCGCAGCGGCCATCCGCTGAGTTCCAGCTCGATGCAGCAACTCATCACAAACCGCCAACGGACCGATGAGGTGAAGCCATCGTGA